From the Candidatus Binataceae bacterium genome, one window contains:
- a CDS encoding DUF2252 domain-containing protein, protein MATARSNTTFVPLKDRLAAGRALRGRSQRSLHGDWQPAQDRPDPIATLLESDKGRIAALLPIRYERMRQSPFAFLRGAASIMAWDLSRTPSTGLRVQACGDCRIMNFGAFATPERNLIFDINDFDETLPAPWEWDLKRLAVSIEVAGRSGGTKKKDRERALRGAIAAYCEHMARYARMTALDVWYQRIDLTELIARHPESSKERKDRDLVRKAREQAVPSHVPLTAAAKKRSHAGAGSMKIENRPPLLYHLPRQRTRRYFARVKNALKTYRDSLPVAYRTLFDRFELQDVALKVVGIGSVGTYCEIALFSDEQNAPLFLQIKEARASVLEPFAGQSKFTTHGERVVAGQRLMQAASDIFLGWMVGMEPGRAFYVRQLRDMKIPMPVDAADPADLAFFSAACGRTLARAHARTGEPAMIAGYLGSGAAFEGAIINFSEAYADQTERDYAAMLKAIRQGRIKARR, encoded by the coding sequence ATGGCAACCGCGCGTAGCAACACCACATTCGTGCCGCTCAAAGATCGGCTGGCCGCGGGCCGCGCATTGCGCGGGCGTTCGCAACGCTCTTTGCATGGCGATTGGCAGCCGGCGCAGGACCGTCCCGATCCGATCGCAACGCTGCTCGAGTCCGACAAGGGCCGAATCGCGGCGTTGCTGCCAATTCGCTACGAGCGGATGCGCCAGTCGCCGTTTGCGTTCCTGCGCGGCGCAGCATCGATCATGGCCTGGGATCTGTCGCGCACACCATCGACAGGGCTGCGCGTGCAGGCCTGCGGCGATTGCCGTATCATGAACTTCGGCGCGTTCGCCACTCCCGAGCGCAACCTGATTTTCGACATCAACGATTTCGATGAAACGCTGCCCGCGCCCTGGGAATGGGACCTGAAGCGGCTCGCGGTGAGTATCGAAGTGGCAGGCCGCTCGGGTGGCACCAAAAAGAAGGATCGCGAGCGCGCGCTGCGTGGCGCAATCGCGGCGTACTGCGAACACATGGCGCGCTATGCGCGGATGACCGCACTTGATGTCTGGTACCAGCGCATCGACCTCACGGAGTTGATCGCCAGGCACCCGGAGTCATCAAAGGAGCGAAAAGATCGCGACCTCGTCCGCAAAGCGCGTGAGCAAGCCGTTCCGAGCCACGTGCCTCTCACGGCCGCCGCAAAAAAGCGCAGTCATGCCGGCGCCGGCTCGATGAAAATCGAAAATCGGCCGCCGCTCCTCTACCATCTGCCGCGCCAGCGCACGCGCAGGTACTTCGCGCGGGTCAAGAATGCGCTCAAGACGTATCGCGATTCGTTGCCGGTTGCATATCGAACCCTGTTCGATCGCTTCGAGCTTCAGGACGTTGCGCTCAAGGTCGTTGGCATCGGCAGCGTCGGCACCTATTGCGAAATTGCGCTGTTCAGCGACGAGCAGAATGCGCCGCTGTTTCTCCAGATCAAGGAAGCGCGCGCTTCCGTGCTGGAGCCGTTTGCCGGCCAGAGCAAGTTTACGACGCATGGTGAGCGGGTGGTCGCGGGTCAGCGCCTGATGCAGGCCGCGAGCGACATCTTCCTGGGCTGGATGGTGGGGATGGAACCGGGCCGCGCCTTTTACGTGCGCCAGCTCCGCGACATGAAGATTCCGATGCCGGTGGACGCGGCCGATCCCGCCGACCTGGCGTTCTTCTCGGCGGCTTGCGGCCGCACGCTGGCCCGCGCTCACGCGCGCACCGGAGAACCCGCGATGATCGCGGGCTACCTGGGATCGGGCGCGGCCTTCGAAGGCGCAATCATCAACTTCTCGGAGGCTTATGCCGACCAGACCGAGCGCGACTATGCCGCGATGCTGAAAGCGATTCGCCAAGGCCGCATCAAAGCAAGGCGCTAG
- a CDS encoding ATP-binding cassette domain-containing protein, translating into MGESAQLLTGADAHGPVRDAAGDTTLAVSARNLRKSYGRNIALDSINLEIRRGEFFGLIGPDAVGKSTLLKAIAGVLHVAGDLSIFGVEAASAAGAERAKTRIGFMPQGIGLNLYPELSIDENLDYLAELRLLPSALRLESKARLLAMTQLTPFRDRAAGKLSGGMKQKLGLCGALIGEPDLIVLDEPTTGVDPVSRRDFWDILTQLVIERGITAIVSTSYLDEAERFERLAFMYGGRFLGLGASDEVRHSVVVTPREFEPAAMKTATAVLDSASLHFRRISRRIRIAPRPADEADLATVAAQLAPETKPADPRPSLDDIFAASIASVRGERQRYAQFPRDSGSGALGGTPIEIASLTKRFGDFTAVDRVSFSIARGEIFGLLGPNGSGKTTIIKMICGLLAPDEGRAQVAGLDVASSGRMLRRRIGYMSQLFSLYGDLTVSENLKLYGAIYDVDRARLVSRTEWVLDQADLRGRERELAAKLPLGERQRLALGCAVLHAPQVLILDEPTSGVDPIARDSFWRIIRDLAANCGVTILVSTHYLSEADGCDRVALLDAGRLIALGAPSEIRELAAARRGNPVIVETAEYRAALHILRAHGLPATLFGRDIHVLTLHPEEIAHRIETILTAAGIGAQLRRDTISFEDAFIEMVESSRKVGTV; encoded by the coding sequence GTGGGTGAATCCGCTCAACTACTGACCGGCGCGGATGCTCACGGCCCTGTCCGCGATGCAGCAGGCGATACCACGCTGGCGGTGAGCGCGCGGAACTTGCGCAAGTCATATGGCCGCAACATCGCGCTGGATTCGATCAATCTCGAAATTCGCCGCGGCGAGTTCTTCGGCCTGATTGGTCCCGATGCGGTCGGCAAATCGACCTTGCTCAAGGCGATCGCCGGCGTGCTTCACGTTGCGGGCGACTTGTCGATCTTCGGCGTCGAAGCTGCAAGTGCGGCGGGCGCGGAGCGCGCCAAAACCCGCATCGGATTCATGCCGCAGGGGATCGGTCTAAATCTCTATCCCGAGCTCAGCATCGACGAAAATCTCGATTACCTTGCCGAGCTGCGCCTGCTGCCGAGCGCGCTGCGCCTCGAATCGAAAGCGCGGCTGCTTGCGATGACGCAGCTCACTCCTTTTCGCGACCGCGCCGCGGGCAAACTCTCGGGCGGCATGAAACAGAAGCTTGGACTTTGCGGCGCGCTGATTGGCGAGCCCGATTTGATCGTGCTCGACGAGCCGACCACCGGCGTCGATCCCGTTTCGCGGCGCGACTTCTGGGACATCCTGACGCAGCTCGTTATCGAGCGCGGCATCACCGCGATCGTTTCGACCTCGTACCTCGATGAAGCCGAGCGCTTCGAGCGTTTGGCCTTCATGTACGGCGGCCGCTTTCTTGGGCTCGGTGCGTCCGATGAAGTGCGTCATTCGGTCGTGGTGACGCCGCGCGAGTTCGAGCCTGCGGCGATGAAGACCGCGACCGCGGTGCTGGATTCCGCGAGTCTTCATTTCAGGCGCATCAGCCGCAGAATCAGGATCGCGCCGCGGCCCGCTGACGAGGCCGACCTTGCGACGGTTGCCGCGCAACTCGCGCCGGAAACCAAGCCTGCCGATCCGAGGCCATCGCTCGATGACATCTTCGCCGCGAGCATCGCCAGCGTTCGTGGCGAACGACAACGCTACGCACAGTTCCCGCGCGACAGCGGCAGCGGAGCACTCGGCGGCACTCCGATCGAAATCGCATCGCTCACAAAGCGCTTCGGCGATTTCACCGCCGTCGATCGCGTGAGCTTCAGCATCGCGCGCGGCGAGATCTTCGGCCTGCTCGGACCCAATGGCAGCGGCAAGACCACGATCATCAAGATGATCTGCGGCCTGCTCGCGCCTGACGAGGGCCGTGCTCAAGTTGCGGGTCTCGATGTCGCATCATCGGGCCGGATGCTGCGGCGGCGCATCGGATACATGTCGCAGCTCTTCTCGCTGTACGGCGATCTCACGGTCAGCGAGAACCTGAAGCTCTACGGCGCTATCTACGATGTCGATCGTGCGCGGCTGGTCAGCCGCACCGAATGGGTGCTCGACCAGGCCGACCTGCGCGGCCGCGAACGCGAGCTCGCCGCGAAGCTGCCGCTCGGCGAGCGCCAACGCCTGGCGCTCGGATGCGCGGTGCTGCACGCTCCGCAGGTGCTCATCCTCGACGAGCCGACCTCGGGTGTCGATCCGATTGCACGTGACTCGTTCTGGCGCATCATTCGTGACCTCGCGGCCAATTGCGGCGTCACGATCCTGGTTTCAACGCACTATCTGTCCGAAGCCGACGGATGCGATCGGGTGGCGCTGCTCGATGCCGGACGGCTGATCGCGCTTGGCGCTCCGAGCGAGATTCGCGAGCTTGCCGCGGCGCGCCGCGGCAATCCTGTCATTGTGGAAACGGCAGAATATCGCGCCGCGCTCCATATTCTGCGCGCGCATGGATTGCCGGCGACGCTCTTCGGCCGCGACATTCACGTCCTGACGCTGCATCCCGAAGAAATCGCACATCGGATCGAAACGATCCTGACGGCGGCTGGGATCGGGGCCCAACTTCGGCGCGACACGATCAGCTTCGAAGACGCGTTTATCGAGATGGTGGAGTCGTCGCGCAAAGTGGGCACGGTATGA
- a CDS encoding ABC transporter permease: protein MNFRRVLAIARLETRLLRRDPMIVLRAIGTPLVLMLLFGYGLSLDVEHIPFAVIDYDHSATSRDYIYTFAGNRTFDLVSADASEREVEAMLRRGDIRLAIIVPPQFERTLYHGLPATVQLMVDGVYAFRAEITRGYALAAHERAADDILSARIQERTGHALDLQPIEVRTRYLFNENLRTTNTIVPGLLPMILMMTPAVMMALAIVREKELGSIYNFFSSPATRAEFVIGKLMPYIVIGFTNALFLGLLTVILFGVPFKGSLAIYAAGMLVYVTATAGIGLLVSSFVKSQLGANIVAMIITIVPSALYSGMLIPISSMSPLTRVVAHLFPGMFGNNIVIGTFLKNLPLRAMLADFATLGLFIIVFMAAGIVLTPKRER, encoded by the coding sequence ATGAATTTCCGCCGCGTGCTCGCGATCGCCCGTCTCGAGACGCGGCTCCTGCGCCGCGATCCGATGATCGTGTTGCGCGCGATCGGAACACCGCTGGTGCTGATGCTGCTGTTCGGCTACGGGCTTTCGCTCGATGTCGAGCACATTCCATTTGCCGTGATCGATTACGATCACAGCGCGACGAGCCGCGATTACATCTACACCTTCGCCGGCAATCGCACCTTCGATCTGGTGAGCGCAGACGCCAGCGAGCGCGAAGTCGAAGCGATGTTGCGCCGCGGCGATATTCGCCTCGCGATCATCGTGCCGCCGCAGTTCGAGCGCACGCTTTATCACGGTTTGCCGGCAACGGTGCAACTCATGGTTGACGGCGTGTACGCGTTCCGCGCTGAGATCACGCGCGGCTACGCGCTCGCCGCTCATGAGCGCGCGGCCGACGATATCCTGAGCGCAAGAATTCAGGAGCGCACCGGCCACGCGCTCGATCTTCAGCCGATCGAAGTGCGCACGCGCTACCTGTTCAACGAGAATCTGCGCACCACCAACACGATCGTGCCCGGACTCTTGCCGATGATTCTGATGATGACGCCGGCGGTAATGATGGCGCTGGCGATCGTGCGTGAGAAGGAACTCGGCTCGATTTACAATTTCTTCTCCTCGCCGGCGACGCGCGCCGAATTCGTCATCGGCAAGCTGATGCCCTACATCGTGATCGGTTTTACCAACGCGTTGTTCCTGGGGCTGCTGACGGTGATCCTGTTCGGCGTTCCGTTCAAAGGATCGCTCGCGATTTACGCCGCCGGGATGCTGGTCTACGTCACCGCGACGGCGGGAATCGGACTGCTCGTCTCGTCATTCGTCAAGAGCCAGCTCGGCGCCAACATCGTCGCGATGATCATCACGATCGTGCCGTCGGCGCTTTACTCAGGAATGTTGATCCCGATTTCGTCGATGAGCCCGCTCACACGCGTGGTTGCGCATCTTTTTCCGGGCATGTTCGGCAACAACATCGTCATCGGCACGTTCCTCAAAAACTTGCCGCTGCGTGCGATGCTCGCGGATTTCGCCACGCTCGGGCTGTTTATCATCGTCTTCATGGCAGCGGGGATCGTGCTCACCCCGAAGCGCGAACGATGA
- a CDS encoding DEAD/DEAH box helicase, with product MSFSEFPLSPELQRSIRDRGHHTPTPIQALAMPIALDGRDLVATAETGSGKTSAFLIPLIDRLQRKGVKHLGALVIAPTRELAMQVMQEFELLARHTGLRAARVIGGESEKRHIAEIKKGVQVIVACPGRLIDYLERGIVKLDHVEYIVIDEADRLLDMGFLPQLRRIMKMAPRNRQTLMFSATMATGPEIIAREFLHRPERVSASTKTAPPSQIRQTICPVTLDNKSAMLLEILRRPEVESAIVFTRTKSRADRIAKMLQRNRVKAVQIHGDRSQGQRNAALSGFRERHYRVMVATDVAARGLDIPDVSHVINFDLPEETEGYIHRIGRTARMGKSGEAISLVTPEERVMLARLERTLGGELERDHVEGFDKVEITAPKPVTLFRSSSARGKSGRNRPRSRWA from the coding sequence TTGTCCTTTTCTGAGTTTCCCCTTTCACCCGAACTCCAACGTTCAATCCGCGATCGTGGCCATCACACCCCCACGCCGATCCAGGCGTTGGCGATGCCCATCGCACTCGACGGCCGCGACCTTGTCGCCACGGCCGAAACCGGCAGCGGCAAGACTTCGGCCTTCCTGATCCCGCTGATCGATAGGCTCCAGCGCAAGGGCGTCAAGCATCTTGGCGCACTGGTGATCGCACCGACGCGCGAACTCGCGATGCAGGTGATGCAGGAGTTCGAGTTGCTCGCGCGGCATACCGGACTTCGCGCCGCGCGCGTCATCGGCGGCGAGTCCGAGAAGCGTCATATCGCCGAGATCAAGAAGGGCGTGCAGGTGATCGTCGCATGCCCCGGGCGCCTCATCGATTACCTCGAGCGCGGCATCGTTAAGCTCGATCATGTCGAGTACATCGTGATCGACGAGGCCGACCGCCTGCTCGACATGGGCTTCCTGCCGCAGCTTCGCCGCATCATGAAGATGGCACCGCGCAATCGGCAGACCCTGATGTTCTCGGCCACGATGGCGACCGGACCCGAGATAATCGCGCGCGAGTTTTTGCATCGTCCCGAGCGCGTCTCGGCCAGCACGAAGACCGCGCCGCCTTCGCAGATTCGGCAGACGATCTGCCCGGTCACGCTCGATAACAAGAGCGCGATGCTGCTCGAGATCCTGCGCCGGCCCGAAGTCGAGAGCGCGATCGTTTTCACCCGGACCAAGAGCCGCGCAGACCGAATCGCCAAGATGCTCCAGCGCAATCGCGTCAAGGCGGTGCAGATCCACGGCGACCGCTCCCAGGGCCAGCGCAACGCCGCGCTGTCTGGCTTCCGCGAGCGCCACTATCGCGTGATGGTCGCGACCGACGTCGCGGCGCGCGGGCTCGATATCCCCGACGTCTCACACGTGATCAATTTCGATCTGCCCGAGGAGACCGAGGGCTATATCCATCGGATCGGCCGCACGGCGCGGATGGGCAAGTCGGGCGAGGCGATAAGTCTCGTCACTCCCGAGGAACGCGTGATGCTCGCACGGCTGGAACGCACGCTCGGCGGCGAGTTGGAGCGCGACCATGTCGAGGGTTTCGACAAGGTCGAAATCACGGCGCCAAAGCCGGTGACGCTGTTCCGCTCGTCGTCGGCGCGGGGCAAATCGGGGCGCAATCGTCCGCGCTCGCGCTGGGCGTAG
- a CDS encoding alkaline phosphatase family protein, with amino-acid sequence MRRRTLLPLSSIVIFLALLIASCTTTRNLVLSGGEQHPTPAPHVDEPGPHVLIFGFDGVGYNQLNEAIASGHAPDLAALLGKPERGGVYGHAYSAPDAETIFPAITAAAWSVIFTGEPSAYTSIPGNEWFSREKMQFYAPIPVSVPETSDTLKMLGDDLIGQQLTAPTLYEQAGVKSGVSMNMVYRGADTFTTVPPTTFVAVVADYLVGATGGPSGNRTVYAKFDEDSITKLSAAFAQGGIPRLQTVYFPGIDLYTHVAPGDPLKQQVAYLEEITDPLVGKVVEEYRSRGLMSNTFVVILADHGHIPVLNDPIHALAVDPDTGPAAVLKAAGFRPRPFVLNPSSAQQDYQATLAYEDSIAYVYLADRSTCPNISNRCDWTKPPRFEEDVLPIAKAFYEANRTGAGAPRLKGSLELIFARKPVKPGTQTNEYEVFDGKRLVSIEDYLEDHPHPGLLDLDRRMRWLSMGPHGTRAGDVLLLARTGLTIPIEQRFYFAHLFHSVHGSASIQDGHIPLVLSHEGCRGERLKEAMEHTTGSRPTTLHVTPMVLNLLSHGDKYCNGKNSAPAVTAKSAAAKTQ; translated from the coding sequence ATGCGGCGCCGCACCCTGCTTCCTCTCTCCAGCATCGTAATTTTCCTGGCTTTGTTGATCGCCTCATGCACGACGACTCGCAACCTGGTGCTGAGCGGCGGCGAGCAGCATCCGACGCCCGCGCCGCATGTCGATGAACCCGGTCCGCACGTTCTGATCTTCGGCTTCGATGGCGTCGGCTACAATCAATTGAACGAGGCGATCGCGTCAGGCCATGCGCCGGACCTCGCGGCGCTGCTCGGCAAGCCCGAGCGCGGTGGCGTTTACGGTCACGCTTACTCGGCGCCCGACGCGGAGACGATCTTTCCGGCGATCACGGCCGCGGCGTGGTCGGTGATCTTCACCGGCGAGCCGAGCGCCTACACGAGTATTCCGGGCAACGAATGGTTCTCGCGCGAGAAAATGCAGTTCTACGCGCCGATACCGGTGTCGGTGCCCGAGACCAGCGACACGCTAAAAATGCTCGGCGACGATCTGATCGGCCAGCAGCTAACCGCGCCCACGCTCTACGAGCAGGCGGGAGTGAAGTCCGGCGTTTCGATGAACATGGTTTATCGCGGCGCCGATACCTTCACGACCGTGCCGCCGACCACGTTCGTCGCGGTGGTCGCCGACTATCTCGTTGGTGCGACCGGCGGTCCGAGTGGCAATCGCACCGTTTATGCGAAGTTCGACGAAGACTCGATCACCAAGCTGTCTGCCGCCTTCGCTCAGGGTGGTATCCCGCGTCTGCAGACCGTCTATTTCCCCGGTATCGATTTGTACACGCACGTCGCGCCTGGCGATCCGCTCAAGCAGCAGGTCGCGTATCTCGAGGAAATAACCGATCCGCTCGTCGGCAAAGTCGTCGAGGAGTATCGATCGCGCGGCCTGATGAGCAATACGTTCGTCGTAATCCTCGCCGATCACGGCCATATTCCTGTGCTCAACGATCCGATTCATGCGCTAGCCGTCGATCCCGATACGGGTCCAGCGGCGGTGCTCAAGGCCGCGGGATTTCGTCCACGTCCGTTCGTGCTGAATCCGTCGTCGGCACAGCAGGATTATCAGGCCACGCTCGCCTACGAGGATTCGATCGCGTACGTGTACCTGGCGGATCGCTCGACGTGTCCCAACATCTCCAACAGATGCGATTGGACGAAGCCGCCCCGATTTGAAGAAGATGTGCTGCCGATCGCGAAGGCATTTTACGAAGCGAATCGCACCGGCGCCGGCGCGCCGCGTCTCAAGGGCAGTCTCGAGCTGATCTTCGCGCGCAAGCCGGTCAAGCCGGGAACGCAAACCAACGAATACGAGGTGTTCGACGGCAAGCGCCTCGTTTCAATCGAAGATTATCTCGAGGATCATCCGCATCCCGGTCTGCTCGATCTCGATCGGCGGATGCGCTGGCTGTCGATGGGACCGCATGGGACTCGGGCCGGCGATGTACTGTTGTTGGCGCGCACGGGACTGACGATTCCGATCGAGCAGCGCTTCTACTTCGCCCATCTTTTCCATTCGGTGCACGGCAGCGCGTCGATACAGGACGGACATATTCCGCTCGTCCTGTCGCATGAAGGATGCCGCGGCGAACGCCTCAAAGAAGCGATGGAACACACAACCGGATCTCGCCCGACGACGCTCCACGTCACGCCGATGGTGCTGAATCTGCTGAGTCACGGCGACAAATACTGCAACGGCAAGAACAGCGCTCCCGCCGTGACGGCAAAATCCGCTGCGGCGAAAACGCAGTAA
- a CDS encoding crotonase/enoyl-CoA hydratase family protein, which produces MSVEYQVENHIAVVTINRPEARNAVDRPTAAALAASFRRFDADDSAWVAILTGAGGYFCAGADLKAVASTRGNRVTESGDGPLGCSRMLLSKPVIAAVEGFAVAGGLELALWCDMRVAARDAVFGVFCRRFGVPLVDGGTIRLPRLIGMSHAMDMILTGRGVSGDEARMMGLANRIVEQGQALAAARELAEQIAAFPQRCMRSDRMSAYESFTMELPEALLNEYRYAIATINSGETREGAARFASGTGRHGKF; this is translated from the coding sequence ATGAGCGTCGAGTACCAGGTTGAGAACCACATCGCGGTCGTCACCATCAATCGGCCCGAGGCGCGCAATGCGGTCGATCGCCCGACGGCGGCGGCGCTGGCCGCATCGTTCCGGCGTTTCGACGCGGACGATTCGGCTTGGGTCGCGATCCTGACCGGTGCTGGCGGCTATTTCTGCGCGGGCGCCGATCTCAAGGCCGTCGCGAGCACACGCGGGAACCGTGTGACAGAAAGTGGAGACGGCCCGCTCGGATGCTCGCGAATGCTGTTGAGCAAGCCGGTCATCGCGGCGGTCGAGGGCTTCGCCGTCGCGGGCGGCCTCGAGCTCGCGCTCTGGTGCGATATGCGCGTGGCAGCGCGAGATGCGGTGTTCGGCGTGTTCTGCCGGCGCTTCGGCGTGCCGCTGGTCGATGGCGGCACGATCCGCCTGCCGCGTCTTATCGGGATGAGCCACGCGATGGACATGATCCTCACCGGGCGCGGCGTGTCTGGCGACGAGGCCCGCATGATGGGCCTCGCCAATCGAATCGTCGAGCAAGGGCAGGCTCTGGCTGCCGCGCGCGAACTCGCCGAGCAGATCGCGGCGTTCCCGCAACGATGCATGCGCTCGGATCGGATGTCGGCCTACGAGAGTTTCACGATGGAACTGCCCGAGGCGCTGCTCAACGAATATCGCTACGCGATCGCGACGATAAATTCCGGGGAGACGCGCGAAGGCGCCGCGCGCTTCGCCTCAGGCACCGGTCGCCACGGCAAGTTTTAG
- a CDS encoding efflux RND transporter periplasmic adaptor subunit: MQRVFVFVGILSLAVIAGTVAWLLNRNRVPEGIVLVNGRIEGDPVVVGTKVAGRLVSLAVREGDEVNVGQQIAEISSEQIIAGVDEAAAQKDSSRSKLSTSMAAAAAMRRELKKAIADRASAAAQSYKAHQDAERIQKLFDDQIVPQSDLDAAIAARDVAAANLQSADEQVAAAQRAVDASDSEVASSEKNVHAAAAALDGQRATFGDTQIQSPLKGVVSTKVAEQGEVLAPGSPIVIVTDLDALYMKAYVPEPEIGHIKLGDRAQVYVDAYPSQPFAATVREIAPRSEFTPKEVQTREERTKQVVAVKLYLDSNPQHELVPGMPADAAIRWKTEAPWVNPLNY; encoded by the coding sequence ATGCAACGCGTTTTCGTCTTCGTCGGAATCCTGAGCCTGGCAGTCATCGCGGGCACCGTCGCGTGGCTGCTGAATCGCAACCGCGTTCCTGAAGGGATTGTGCTCGTCAACGGCCGCATCGAGGGCGATCCCGTCGTGGTGGGCACCAAGGTCGCCGGACGGCTCGTGAGTCTCGCGGTCAGAGAAGGCGACGAGGTCAACGTCGGTCAGCAGATCGCCGAAATCAGCTCCGAACAGATCATCGCGGGGGTCGACGAGGCCGCTGCCCAGAAAGATTCGTCGCGCAGCAAGCTGTCAACTTCGATGGCCGCCGCCGCGGCAATGCGGCGCGAGTTGAAGAAGGCGATCGCCGATCGCGCCAGCGCCGCGGCACAATCCTACAAAGCACACCAGGATGCCGAGCGTATCCAGAAGCTGTTTGACGACCAAATCGTGCCGCAATCCGATCTCGACGCCGCGATCGCCGCGCGCGACGTGGCCGCCGCTAACCTGCAATCTGCCGATGAGCAGGTTGCGGCAGCGCAACGCGCGGTCGATGCCTCGGACTCCGAAGTCGCCAGCTCCGAGAAGAACGTCCACGCCGCGGCAGCCGCGCTCGACGGTCAGCGCGCAACATTCGGCGACACGCAGATTCAATCGCCGCTCAAAGGCGTCGTATCCACCAAGGTCGCGGAGCAGGGCGAGGTGCTCGCGCCCGGCTCGCCTATCGTGATCGTGACCGATCTCGATGCGCTCTACATGAAGGCCTACGTGCCCGAGCCGGAAATCGGTCATATCAAGCTCGGCGATCGAGCGCAGGTTTACGTCGATGCGTACCCGTCGCAGCCTTTCGCGGCGACGGTGCGCGAGATCGCGCCGCGCTCCGAATTCACGCCCAAGGAAGTTCAGACCCGTGAGGAACGCACCAAGCAGGTCGTGGCGGTGAAGCTTTATCTCGATTCGAATCCGCAGCATGAACTGGTGCCGGGGATGCCGGCCGACGCCGCGATCCGCTGGAAGACGGAGGCGCCGTGGGTGAATCCGCTCAACTACTGA
- a CDS encoding c-type cytochrome, translating to MERNPRFALAMIVLVTVTLSLVARAPARAADPAAIEDGRVLYVRFCSSCHGLNADGRGPVAGVLQTPPANLRLLGARYGNPLPAAKIADFIDGRAAVAAHGDRDMPVWGERFNDMTAEGSQRERAVKDRLAKIIGYLQSIQDQPSK from the coding sequence ATGGAACGAAACCCTCGATTTGCACTTGCGATGATCGTCCTCGTTACAGTGACGCTCAGCCTTGTGGCTCGAGCGCCGGCAAGGGCGGCCGATCCGGCCGCGATCGAGGATGGGCGTGTGCTGTATGTAAGGTTTTGCTCATCGTGCCACGGGCTCAATGCTGACGGGCGCGGCCCGGTTGCCGGCGTGCTCCAAACCCCGCCGGCGAATTTGCGGTTGCTGGGTGCGCGCTACGGCAATCCTTTACCCGCGGCCAAAATCGCGGACTTCATCGACGGGCGCGCCGCCGTCGCAGCGCACGGCGATCGCGATATGCCGGTGTGGGGCGAACGCTTCAACGACATGACCGCCGAAGGTTCGCAGCGCGAGCGTGCCGTCAAAGATCGCCTCGCGAAGATCATCGGCTATCTTCAATCGATTCAGGATCAGCCGTCGAAGTGA
- a CDS encoding ABC transporter permease has translation MSLRRFRALVWKELLELSRDSIVILFVIYAFTGDIFTAAQGFHLELTNAAMSVIDYDHSAASRELVARFAAPYFSLRKTPASEREMLKRLDSGADLLGIVIPHGFQSDLEHGQHAAIQLFLDGSRATHASLAEGYAREIIGGLGSEMSMRRIGLTALDQNRMPMVEAALRVRFNPNRREEFFNGINEMLIMLSVLAIALPASALIREREHGTIEQLLVSPIEPWELLLAKIAASTVVLIFGALLATFCLLIPFFHVPVRGSLGLFFACAAIFVFTMAGLGLVVASFCRTMPQVSMMTLIVMAPIIFLSGAWTPPEAMPGWLAEATVLSPLRWFNEIAFGIFLRGASLGDLQRPLTMMIVLGAVFFAWGATQFRRHFR, from the coding sequence ATGAGCCTGCGCCGCTTCCGTGCCCTGGTCTGGAAGGAATTGCTCGAGCTGAGCCGCGACTCGATCGTGATTCTGTTCGTGATCTACGCCTTTACCGGCGATATTTTCACCGCCGCGCAGGGATTCCATCTCGAGCTCACCAACGCTGCGATGTCCGTGATCGACTACGATCACAGCGCGGCCAGCCGCGAGCTCGTCGCGCGTTTTGCCGCGCCTTACTTCAGCCTGCGCAAGACGCCGGCCAGCGAGCGCGAAATGCTCAAGCGGCTCGATTCGGGCGCGGATCTGCTCGGCATCGTCATTCCACATGGCTTCCAGAGCGACCTCGAGCATGGCCAGCATGCCGCGATCCAGCTTTTCCTTGACGGTTCCCGTGCGACGCACGCGTCGCTAGCCGAAGGCTACGCTCGAGAAATCATCGGGGGACTCGGGAGCGAGATGAGCATGCGCCGGATCGGGCTGACCGCTCTCGATCAGAACCGGATGCCGATGGTCGAGGCAGCGCTGCGCGTGCGCTTCAATCCGAATCGGCGCGAGGAGTTTTTCAATGGCATCAACGAGATGCTCATCATGCTCTCGGTGCTGGCGATCGCGCTGCCGGCCTCGGCGCTGATTCGCGAGCGCGAGCACGGCACGATCGAGCAATTGTTGGTTTCGCCGATCGAGCCATGGGAGCTGCTGCTCGCGAAAATTGCGGCGAGCACGGTCGTGCTCATCTTCGGCGCGCTGCTGGCGACGTTCTGCCTGCTGATCCCGTTTTTTCACGTTCCGGTGCGCGGCAGTCTCGGCTTGTTCTTCGCCTGCGCGGCCATCTTCGTCTTCACGATGGCGGGCCTGGGGCTCGTCGTCGCATCGTTCTGCCGTACGATGCCGCAGGTGTCGATGATGACGCTCATCGTGATGGCGCCAATCATCTTCCTGTCAGGCGCCTGGACGCCGCCCGAGGCGATGCCGGGGTGGCTTGCCGAAGCGACGGTGTTGTCGCCGCTCAGATGGTTCAACGAGATCGCATTCGGGATCTTCCTGCGCGGTGCGTCGCTCGGCGATTTGCAGAGGCCACTCACGATGATGATCGTGCTGGGCGCGGTCTTTTTCGCCTGGGGCGCGACGCAGTTCCGTCGGCATTTTCGCTAG